In Vulgatibacter sp., a single genomic region encodes these proteins:
- a CDS encoding bifunctional metallophosphatase/5'-nucleotidase, with protein sequence MSQRSKPALALAAALAVAAGATGCNTITTEQPELWGREIPLTILHTSDIHSRLLPYDFRPSKTDVDLGLRADAAPYGGISRLGALIERERAASQRVIHLDSGDCFQGAPIFNAYNGEVEVRWLSRMKADAVVVGNHEFDAGVRNFSEQYANWGRYPLLAANYDWYDWRDPRFTELGRLSQPYTIINANGLRVAVIGMANISSLNSIGEEGNSLQVTPLEQNETVRSYVELLAPMVDLVGIVSHLGLEEDKEIIEGYHAVYDLEKVRPMLERKHDPWIIDEERTRNWRLKEGQVVVHVPGVKNLDFVAGGHLHVVTNPPQTVVDTDGRKVVIFHSGAFAKYLGRLDLVVRMPDVPPEEQTPEQRWRGAEIVAHDYYAFPVDAVWCKDHRTVAELQPDANWDDAAAYVQRERSSCEQQEHTQTLELLEEYIWDLDQRFDLQRIFAYAPREILRRSSSAGADSPLGNMTAESMRVRRGVEAEFALTNTLGIRDSLYQGPITIESMFNVFPFENTINLMYLSGSEIQEMFDFVADRSAGRGCQSQAMIAGITFTMNCAEGKAEEIRLGGEAIVPDSTYKVAVNDYIAKGGSGFTVLERNTTRIETGISLRDALIAYMQQTYCSCEELLADDAFDRCPANVVLEREERVVDPLAVAYCQTAERFAGMVQATASLPPAERDARLLSEDAPRIDAGKCMCNDVLAADEAHRTATCGYVTTDLVRFCEDPMLVPIVTGVEDNRIARRLP encoded by the coding sequence TTGTCGCAGCGCAGTAAGCCGGCCCTCGCCCTCGCCGCCGCCCTCGCGGTGGCGGCGGGCGCCACGGGCTGCAACACCATCACGACCGAGCAGCCGGAACTGTGGGGGCGGGAGATTCCGCTCACCATCCTCCACACGAGCGACATCCACAGCCGGCTGCTCCCCTACGACTTCCGTCCCTCGAAGACGGACGTGGATCTCGGGCTGCGGGCGGACGCCGCTCCCTACGGCGGGATCTCGCGGCTGGGCGCGCTGATCGAGCGGGAGCGCGCTGCGTCCCAGCGCGTGATCCACCTCGACTCCGGCGACTGCTTCCAGGGCGCCCCGATCTTCAACGCCTACAACGGCGAGGTCGAAGTCCGCTGGCTCTCGCGGATGAAGGCCGACGCGGTCGTCGTGGGCAACCACGAGTTCGACGCGGGCGTCCGGAACTTCTCCGAGCAGTACGCCAACTGGGGCCGCTACCCGCTCCTCGCCGCGAACTACGACTGGTACGACTGGCGCGACCCCCGCTTCACCGAGCTCGGCCGCCTCTCCCAGCCCTACACGATCATCAACGCCAACGGCCTGCGCGTGGCGGTGATCGGCATGGCCAACATCTCCTCGCTCAACTCGATCGGCGAGGAGGGCAACAGCCTCCAGGTCACGCCCCTCGAGCAGAACGAGACGGTGCGGAGCTACGTGGAGCTGCTCGCGCCGATGGTCGATCTCGTCGGCATCGTCTCCCACCTCGGCCTCGAGGAGGACAAGGAGATCATCGAGGGCTACCACGCGGTCTACGACCTCGAGAAGGTCCGCCCGATGCTCGAGCGCAAACACGATCCGTGGATCATCGACGAAGAGCGCACCCGGAACTGGCGGCTGAAAGAGGGCCAGGTGGTGGTGCACGTCCCCGGCGTCAAGAACCTCGACTTCGTCGCCGGCGGCCACCTCCACGTGGTGACCAACCCGCCGCAGACGGTGGTCGACACCGACGGCAGGAAGGTCGTCATCTTCCACTCCGGCGCCTTCGCCAAATACCTCGGCCGCCTCGACCTCGTGGTCAGGATGCCCGACGTGCCGCCGGAGGAGCAGACCCCGGAGCAGCGCTGGCGCGGCGCCGAGATCGTCGCCCACGACTACTACGCCTTCCCGGTGGACGCGGTCTGGTGCAAGGACCACCGCACGGTGGCGGAGCTCCAGCCCGACGCCAACTGGGACGACGCCGCAGCCTACGTCCAGCGCGAGCGCTCGAGCTGCGAGCAGCAGGAACACACGCAGACCCTGGAGCTCCTCGAGGAGTACATCTGGGATCTCGATCAGCGCTTCGATCTGCAGCGCATCTTCGCCTACGCGCCCCGCGAGATCCTCCGGCGCTCCTCGTCGGCAGGCGCCGACTCGCCCCTCGGCAACATGACCGCCGAGTCGATGCGCGTCCGCCGCGGCGTCGAGGCGGAGTTCGCCCTGACCAACACGCTGGGCATCCGCGACTCGCTCTACCAGGGCCCGATCACCATCGAGTCGATGTTCAACGTCTTCCCCTTCGAGAACACGATCAACCTGATGTACCTGTCGGGCTCGGAGATCCAGGAGATGTTCGACTTCGTGGCCGACCGTTCCGCGGGGCGCGGCTGCCAGTCGCAGGCGATGATCGCCGGCATCACCTTCACGATGAATTGCGCGGAGGGCAAGGCGGAGGAGATCCGCCTGGGCGGCGAGGCGATCGTTCCCGACTCGACCTACAAGGTCGCGGTCAACGACTACATCGCCAAGGGTGGCTCGGGCTTCACCGTCCTCGAGCGCAACACCACCCGGATCGAGACCGGCATCTCCCTCCGCGACGCCCTCATCGCCTACATGCAGCAGACCTACTGCTCGTGCGAGGAGCTGCTGGCGGACGACGCCTTCGACCGCTGCCCGGCCAACGTCGTGCTCGAGCGGGAGGAGCGCGTGGTCGATCCCCTCGCCGTCGCCTACTGCCAGACCGCGGAGCGCTTCGCCGGCATGGTGCAGGCGACCGCGTCGCTGCCGCCTGCGGAGCGCGACGCCCGCCTCCTCTCCGAGGACGCGCCGCGGATCGACGCAGGCAAGTGCATGTGCAACGACGTGCTCGCAGCCGACGAGGCCCACCGCACCGCCACCTGCGGCTACGTCACCACCGACCTCGTCCGCTTCTGCGAGGACCCGATGCTCGTGCCCATCGTCACCGGCGTCGAGGACAACCGCATCGCCCGGAGGCTGCCGTGA
- the fabI gene encoding enoyl-ACP reductase FabI produces MLLQGKKILITGVLTPQSIAFYIAELAQKQGAEIVLTGFGRAMSLTERSARRLEPAPEVLELDVTNPEHFTALRASLEKKWGTFDGIVHAIGFAPEDALGGNFLNTPWESVSTAFRISAFSLKELSAALAPIMKPGAGIITLDFDNTTQAWPTYDWMGVCKAALDSVVRYLARDLGKQQIRVNSVAAGPLVTVAAKGIPGFKTLEKRWAKQAPMGWDSRARHDAVARTCVALLSDFFPATSGEVVHVDGGYHCIGAAPIDPDLEEGDEG; encoded by the coding sequence GTGCTTCTTCAGGGCAAGAAGATCCTCATCACCGGCGTCCTGACGCCCCAGTCGATCGCGTTCTACATCGCCGAGCTGGCGCAGAAGCAGGGCGCCGAGATCGTCCTCACCGGCTTCGGCCGGGCGATGTCGCTCACCGAGCGCAGCGCCCGGCGCCTCGAGCCGGCGCCCGAGGTCCTCGAGCTCGACGTCACCAACCCGGAGCACTTCACCGCGCTCCGGGCCTCGCTCGAGAAGAAGTGGGGCACGTTCGACGGCATCGTCCACGCCATCGGCTTCGCCCCCGAGGACGCGCTCGGCGGCAACTTCCTCAACACGCCGTGGGAGAGCGTCTCCACCGCCTTCCGGATCAGCGCCTTCTCCCTCAAGGAGCTCTCCGCTGCGCTGGCGCCGATCATGAAGCCCGGCGCCGGGATCATCACCCTCGACTTCGACAACACCACCCAGGCCTGGCCGACCTACGACTGGATGGGCGTCTGCAAGGCGGCCCTCGACTCGGTGGTCCGCTACCTCGCCCGCGATCTGGGCAAGCAGCAGATCCGGGTGAACTCGGTGGCTGCAGGGCCGCTGGTCACCGTCGCCGCCAAGGGGATCCCCGGCTTCAAGACGCTGGAGAAGCGCTGGGCCAAGCAGGCGCCGATGGGCTGGGACAGCCGCGCCCGCCACGACGCGGTGGCCCGCACCTGCGTGGCGCTGCTCTCGGACTTCTTCCCCGCCACGAGCGGCGAGGTGGTCCACGTCGACGGCGGCTACCACTGCATCGGCGCCGCGCCGATCGATCCCGATCTCGAGGAGGGGGACGAGGGCTGA
- a CDS encoding uroporphyrinogen-III synthase, protein MSGAGGLVAITRPAEQAASLAALLEAKGIGSLVVPAIRREPPSSWAGLDRGIALLGRGTYAGVLFTSPAAVEAFFSRGRVTGEPVIGAVGQGTAAALERHGVRAAIVPDEGNGSGLAGALIDRYGARLHGMRFLQPRAAGGREELSRELLAAGAAVDVVDAYRTVLASAAELDPLRRALEAGSVGAVIYASPSAVRAVAEAIGSPGEVPAVAIGGTTAVALQAWGAREVVVAERPDDEALAAAAALALRRNG, encoded by the coding sequence TTGAGCGGAGCCGGCGGGCTCGTCGCCATCACCAGGCCCGCGGAGCAGGCCGCCTCGCTTGCGGCGCTCCTCGAGGCGAAGGGGATCGGGAGCCTGGTGGTGCCGGCGATCCGGCGTGAGCCCCCTTCCTCCTGGGCGGGGCTCGATCGCGGGATCGCGCTCCTCGGCCGCGGCACCTACGCAGGCGTGCTCTTCACCTCGCCTGCTGCGGTGGAGGCCTTCTTCTCGCGGGGGCGTGTAACCGGGGAGCCGGTGATCGGCGCGGTGGGGCAGGGGACCGCAGCAGCGCTGGAGCGCCATGGCGTTCGGGCGGCGATCGTTCCCGACGAGGGGAACGGCAGCGGTCTCGCCGGGGCGCTGATCGATCGCTACGGCGCGCGGCTCCACGGGATGCGCTTCCTCCAGCCTCGGGCCGCAGGCGGTCGGGAGGAGCTCTCGAGGGAGCTCCTCGCAGCAGGGGCCGCGGTGGACGTGGTGGACGCCTACCGCACGGTGCTCGCCTCGGCGGCGGAGCTCGATCCGTTGCGACGCGCTCTCGAGGCTGGGAGCGTCGGCGCGGTGATCTACGCGAGCCCGTCGGCGGTGCGCGCGGTGGCGGAGGCGATCGGCTCCCCCGGCGAGGTGCCGGCGGTGGCGATCGGCGGCACCACCGCCGTGGCGCTGCAGGCCTGGGGCGCGCGGGAGGTCGTGGTGGCGGAGCGGCCCGACGACGAGGCGCTCGCCGCTGCTGCGGCGCTGGCGCTGCGGCGCAACGGATAG
- the hemC gene encoding hydroxymethylbilane synthase — translation MKPIVIATRRSALARWQADHIADRIRTLTGREVELLLIVTKGDKILDVPLAQVGGKGLFVKEIEEALLDGRADLAVHSLKDVPTQFPPGLVLGAITEREDPRDAICSPKYGNLAALPQGARVGTSSLRRQAQLKAIRPDIELVNVRGNVQTRLSKTESECDAVVLAYAGLKRLGLGEQATEILDVVRSIPAIGQGALAIEIRENDPEIGPIVARLEHAETRAAVTAERALLARLEGGCQVPIAGHAVVRDGQVHLDGLVGSPDGKQILRVQRSGAVAEAELIGTQAAESLLKQGAQAILDSLVGTKVGVPH, via the coding sequence GTGAAGCCCATCGTGATTGCGACCCGCCGCAGCGCCCTGGCGCGCTGGCAGGCGGACCACATCGCCGACCGCATCCGCACGCTCACCGGCCGCGAGGTCGAGCTCCTGCTCATCGTCACCAAGGGCGACAAGATCCTCGACGTGCCGCTGGCGCAGGTCGGCGGCAAGGGGCTCTTCGTCAAGGAGATCGAAGAGGCGCTCCTCGACGGCCGCGCCGATCTCGCGGTGCACTCGCTCAAGGACGTGCCGACCCAGTTTCCGCCGGGGCTCGTCCTCGGCGCGATCACCGAGCGCGAGGATCCCCGCGACGCGATCTGCTCCCCGAAGTACGGCAACCTGGCGGCGCTGCCGCAGGGCGCGAGGGTGGGCACCTCGTCGCTGCGCAGGCAGGCGCAGCTCAAGGCGATCCGGCCGGACATCGAGCTGGTCAACGTGCGCGGCAACGTGCAGACGCGGCTCTCGAAGACCGAGAGCGAATGCGACGCGGTGGTGCTCGCCTACGCCGGCCTGAAGCGGCTGGGCCTGGGGGAGCAGGCCACCGAGATCCTCGACGTGGTCCGGTCGATCCCTGCGATCGGGCAGGGGGCGCTGGCGATCGAGATCCGCGAGAACGATCCGGAGATCGGGCCGATCGTGGCCCGGCTCGAGCACGCGGAGACCCGGGCCGCGGTGACCGCGGAGCGGGCGCTCTTGGCGCGGCTCGAGGGCGGCTGCCAGGTTCCCATCGCCGGCCACGCGGTGGTGCGCGACGGGCAGGTCCACCTCGACGGCCTCGTGGGCAGCCCCGACGGCAAGCAGATCCTCCGGGTGCAGCGGTCGGGCGCGGTCGCCGAGGCCGAGCTGATCGGCACCCAGGCGGCGGAGTCCCTGCTCAAGCAGGGGGCGCAGGCGATCCTCGATTCGCTGGTGGGCACGAAGGTCGGAGTGCCGCATTGA
- the hemA gene encoding glutamyl-tRNA reductase, whose product MSRTPSLVLVGLSHRTAPVAVREKVAVTESVLPEVLGQLAALPGVHEAFVVSTCNRVEVYATADDAKAVGPALRRYLATNDRKVDDHLYEHHDTEAVRHLFRVCSSLDSMVLGEPQILGQVKDAFAAAESAGTVQGLLARTAKRAFGVAKRVRTETAIGKSAVSMSFAAVDLARKILGKLDGHTVLLVGAGKMSALAARHLQGAGCREVLVVNRSAARAEALAAEIGGKALPWETLPQALVQADVVVCSTAAPHAVITTELAQAARKARKHRPLFFVDLAVPRDVDPKVNDLDGIYVYDVDDLSAVVEENRKAREDEAHRAERIVAAEAEAFVAAARSEAGPVIKELRARAEASAKIELERTFSRGEWTDAQKKSVEAMARALVNKILHEPTQRIRAAADRDDGRILEAVSELFGLSQETEAGNVAGEKSAPPVAAAPRAEVTPIRSAPEDVPTERTGT is encoded by the coding sequence ATGAGCAGGACCCCGTCGTTGGTGCTGGTGGGCCTCTCCCATCGGACCGCCCCGGTGGCCGTCCGCGAGAAGGTCGCCGTCACCGAGAGCGTGCTCCCCGAGGTGCTCGGGCAGCTCGCGGCGCTCCCCGGCGTCCACGAGGCGTTCGTGGTCTCCACCTGCAACCGCGTGGAGGTCTACGCCACCGCCGACGACGCGAAGGCGGTGGGGCCGGCGCTGCGCCGCTACCTCGCGACCAACGATCGCAAGGTGGACGACCATCTCTACGAGCACCACGACACCGAGGCGGTGCGCCACCTCTTCCGCGTCTGCTCCAGCCTCGATTCGATGGTCCTCGGCGAGCCGCAGATCCTCGGCCAGGTGAAGGACGCCTTCGCCGCAGCGGAGAGCGCCGGCACGGTGCAGGGGCTGCTGGCCCGTACGGCGAAGCGCGCCTTCGGGGTGGCCAAGCGGGTGCGGACCGAGACCGCCATCGGCAAGTCGGCGGTCTCGATGAGCTTCGCCGCGGTCGATCTCGCCAGGAAGATCCTCGGCAAGCTCGACGGCCACACGGTGCTGCTCGTCGGCGCCGGCAAGATGAGCGCCCTCGCCGCGCGGCATCTGCAGGGCGCCGGCTGCAGGGAGGTGCTGGTGGTCAACCGCTCCGCCGCACGGGCCGAGGCCCTGGCTGCGGAGATCGGCGGCAAGGCGCTCCCCTGGGAGACGCTGCCGCAGGCGCTGGTGCAGGCCGACGTGGTGGTCTGCTCCACCGCTGCGCCGCACGCGGTGATCACCACCGAGCTGGCGCAGGCTGCCCGCAAGGCGCGCAAGCACCGGCCGCTCTTCTTCGTCGACCTCGCCGTGCCCCGGGACGTGGACCCGAAGGTCAACGACCTCGACGGCATCTACGTCTACGACGTCGACGACCTCTCCGCCGTGGTGGAGGAGAATCGCAAGGCCCGCGAGGACGAGGCCCACCGCGCCGAGCGGATCGTCGCCGCGGAGGCGGAGGCCTTCGTCGCCGCCGCCCGCTCCGAGGCGGGGCCGGTGATCAAGGAGCTCCGCGCGCGGGCCGAGGCCTCGGCGAAGATCGAACTCGAGCGCACCTTCTCCCGGGGCGAGTGGACCGACGCGCAGAAGAAGAGCGTCGAGGCGATGGCCCGGGCCCTGGTGAACAAGATTCTCCACGAGCCGACGCAGCGGATCCGCGCCGCGGCCGATCGGGACGACGGCAGGATCCTCGAGGCGGTCTCCGAGCTTTTCGGCTTGTCGCAGGAGACGGAGGCGGGCAACGTCGCCGGCGAGAAGAGCGCGCCGCCGGTGGCTGCGGCGCCGCGCGCCGAGGTGACGCCGATCCGGTCCGCGCCGGAAGACGTGCCCACCGAGAGGACGGGAACCTGA
- a CDS encoding inner membrane protein YpjD: MNAAILFHLGLAAYTASAAMYLAYLVKPADLSARFGAWAMGVGFLFHGGAVLGRAVALFSDPTFRFAEGLSILAFFTVGAALLVGRIYKVPVIGAFVAPLVVAVLVPAHALPGTEVAVSGSMLGVVMPVHIGVALGGISLFALGFGVALMYLLLERELKAKKLGTMFRRLPSLQLLDSLNYKLVVFGFVLLSVTIATGALFSQMERGQLVEFGPKQSFALIAWGLTAAVVALRQTVGWRGRRVAMATMVGFVLMTFAYAGIFVGSPV, translated from the coding sequence GTGAACGCAGCGATCCTCTTCCATCTCGGTCTGGCCGCCTACACCGCCTCCGCGGCGATGTACCTGGCCTACCTGGTCAAGCCCGCCGACCTGAGCGCGCGTTTCGGCGCCTGGGCGATGGGCGTCGGCTTCCTCTTCCACGGCGGCGCGGTCCTCGGGCGGGCGGTCGCCCTCTTCAGCGATCCGACCTTCCGCTTCGCCGAGGGGCTCTCGATCCTCGCCTTCTTCACCGTGGGCGCTGCGCTGCTGGTGGGGCGGATCTACAAGGTGCCGGTGATCGGCGCCTTCGTGGCCCCGCTGGTGGTGGCGGTGCTCGTCCCCGCCCACGCGCTCCCCGGCACCGAGGTGGCGGTGAGCGGCTCGATGCTCGGGGTGGTGATGCCGGTGCACATCGGCGTGGCCCTGGGCGGCATCTCGCTCTTCGCCCTCGGCTTCGGCGTGGCGCTGATGTACCTGCTGCTCGAGCGGGAGCTGAAGGCGAAGAAGCTGGGCACGATGTTCCGCCGGCTTCCGTCGCTGCAGCTCCTCGACTCCCTCAACTACAAGCTCGTGGTCTTCGGCTTCGTGCTCCTCTCGGTCACCATCGCCACCGGCGCGCTCTTCTCCCAGATGGAGCGGGGGCAGTTGGTGGAGTTCGGGCCGAAGCAGAGCTTTGCCTTGATCGCCTGGGGGCTCACCGCTGCGGTGGTGGCGCTCCGGCAGACGGTCGGCTGGCGCGGTCGCCGCGTCGCCATGGCCACCATGGTCGGGTTCGTGCTGATGACCTTCGCCTACGCGGGCATCTTCGTGGGGTCCCCGGTATGA
- the trxA gene encoding thioredoxin, which translates to MAGDVITLTDGNFDNEVLQSSEPVLVDFWAVWCGPCRAIAPAVEEVAKEFKGKARVGKLNVDENQMVAGRYGIRSIPTLLVFKGGQVVDQVIGAVPKSKLVDALNKAV; encoded by the coding sequence ATGGCTGGCGACGTGATCACCTTGACCGACGGCAACTTCGACAACGAGGTGCTCCAGAGCAGCGAGCCCGTGCTCGTCGATTTCTGGGCGGTGTGGTGCGGTCCCTGCCGCGCGATCGCACCGGCGGTCGAAGAGGTGGCCAAGGAGTTCAAGGGCAAGGCCAGGGTCGGCAAGCTGAACGTCGACGAGAACCAGATGGTCGCCGGCCGCTACGGCATCCGCTCCATCCCCACGCTCCTCGTCTTCAAGGGTGGCCAGGTCGTCGATCAGGTGATCGGCGCGGTCCCGAAGTCGAAGCTGGTGGACGCGCTCAACAAGGCGGTCTGA
- the rodA gene encoding rod shape-determining protein RodA codes for MNLTGAGYGAERRLWRNLPWGMLAFAAAIALVSVINLASASRAHHAPVWINQVVWFSLGIGGCILGLAVDYRILHRLAWPIYGVVLLLLVAVELKGATIMGAQRWLVVGPLRLQPSELAKLSTMFVLARYYHEEGEQPGGYALAELWRPGLIIAAPYVLILHQPDLGTASMMAFVAGTLVLAARVRWKAIATLGVSGVAVAIAGWFFVLKEYQKKRVMTLIDPEADVLGSGYHAHQSMIAVGSGQWSGKGWAQGTQTQLSFLPEQHTDFVFSVFAEEWGLRGALVLLGLFFCFCVAGLRVAATARDRHGSFLAIGCTALVFWHVFINIGMVCGILPVVGVTLPLMSYGGSSALTVMACIGLLANVASRRYGY; via the coding sequence ATGAACCTGACCGGAGCGGGATACGGCGCCGAGCGGCGCCTGTGGCGCAACCTGCCGTGGGGCATGCTCGCCTTCGCCGCGGCGATCGCGCTCGTCTCGGTGATCAACCTGGCCTCCGCCTCCCGCGCGCACCACGCGCCGGTGTGGATCAACCAGGTGGTCTGGTTCTCGCTCGGGATCGGCGGCTGCATCCTCGGCCTGGCGGTGGACTACCGGATCCTCCACCGGCTCGCCTGGCCGATCTACGGCGTGGTGCTGCTGCTCCTCGTGGCGGTGGAGCTCAAGGGCGCGACGATCATGGGCGCGCAGCGCTGGCTGGTGGTGGGGCCGCTCCGGCTCCAGCCTTCGGAGCTCGCCAAGCTCTCCACCATGTTCGTGCTGGCGCGCTACTACCACGAGGAAGGGGAGCAGCCCGGGGGCTATGCGCTCGCCGAACTCTGGCGACCGGGGCTGATCATCGCCGCCCCCTACGTGCTCATCCTCCACCAGCCCGACCTCGGCACCGCGTCGATGATGGCCTTCGTGGCGGGCACGCTGGTGCTCGCTGCCCGGGTCCGCTGGAAGGCGATCGCCACCCTGGGCGTCAGCGGCGTCGCCGTCGCCATCGCCGGCTGGTTCTTCGTGCTCAAGGAGTACCAGAAGAAGCGGGTGATGACGTTGATCGACCCCGAGGCCGACGTCCTCGGCTCCGGCTACCACGCGCACCAGTCGATGATCGCGGTGGGCTCGGGGCAGTGGAGCGGCAAGGGCTGGGCGCAGGGCACCCAGACCCAGCTCTCCTTCCTGCCGGAGCAGCACACCGACTTCGTCTTCTCCGTCTTCGCGGAGGAGTGGGGGCTGCGCGGCGCCCTGGTGCTGCTCGGCCTCTTCTTCTGCTTCTGCGTGGCGGGCCTGCGGGTGGCGGCGACCGCACGGGACCGGCACGGCTCCTTCCTTGCGATCGGCTGCACCGCCCTGGTCTTCTGGCACGTCTTCATCAACATCGGGATGGTCTGCGGAATCCTCCCGGTGGTGGGTGTGACCCTCCCGCTGATGAGCTACGGCGGATCCTCCGCCCTCACCGTGATGGCCTGCATCGGCCTCCTCGCCAACGTCGCCTCCCGGCGGTACGGCTACTGA
- the mrdA gene encoding penicillin-binding protein 2 — MKLADRAREGQELRGRIAWIGFAFAIGFLILAGRLWHLQIRKGEEYFAKSEGNFIKELRVPADRGMILDRKGEILVDNRPSYDVHLTPAFCQDCDEVIGTLAGLLSLEAEDLQRVTEGVAKARGLSSFQPLLVRLDLTRDELDVLEAWRDRLPGVDILPAPHRNYRNGHLTAHVLGYLSEIGPEELEKSKAEGRAYRPGDYVGRRGVEKRYETYLRGRDGVERVVADAKGRKLPHLQGLIPEGERYVASEPGDNVVLSIDARLQRAAEEAFDGEAGAAVVVDVHTGYVLAAVSKPAYDPNVMTGRISREELKKITDDPLEPMLFRLTQNHFHPGSVWKVVTQLAALKEGFDGHVFCGGGYTFGRRRWRCHKASGHGHVGPEKAMQTSCDTWFYAAADRIGIEPLADMARHFGFGSVTGLDLGFEVPGVVPDVAYHDRFPGGYQRGFALNAVIGQGDVNSTPLQVAMAYAAIANGGTVYKPRVVRRIVRPDGTLVQDFLPEAKDKLGIAPEAMKVVREGLEMVVQAPGGTAYSKRLANIPVAGKTGTAQVVRIGSVRLKKEQMDFFSRDHAWFAAYAPVEDPQIAVVVLNEHGGHGGSDAAPIAMRIIERYFELLEADRGPTSTEPPAETPAPVRLESPGLGPALPQGHESVGARAG, encoded by the coding sequence ATGAAGCTGGCCGATCGGGCGAGGGAAGGACAGGAGCTGCGCGGGCGGATCGCCTGGATCGGGTTCGCCTTCGCGATCGGCTTCCTCATCCTCGCGGGCAGGCTCTGGCACCTGCAGATCCGCAAGGGCGAGGAGTACTTCGCCAAGAGCGAAGGCAACTTCATCAAGGAGCTGCGCGTTCCCGCCGACCGCGGGATGATCCTCGATCGAAAGGGCGAGATCCTCGTCGACAACCGGCCGAGCTACGACGTGCACCTCACCCCGGCGTTCTGCCAGGACTGCGACGAGGTGATCGGTACGCTCGCCGGTCTACTCTCCCTCGAAGCTGAGGATCTGCAGCGGGTCACCGAGGGCGTGGCGAAGGCCCGCGGTCTCTCCAGCTTCCAGCCGCTGCTGGTGCGCCTCGATCTCACCAGGGACGAGCTCGACGTGCTCGAGGCCTGGCGCGATCGGCTTCCCGGCGTGGACATCCTGCCGGCGCCTCACCGCAACTACCGCAACGGCCACCTCACCGCCCACGTCCTCGGCTACCTGAGCGAGATCGGTCCCGAGGAACTGGAGAAGTCGAAGGCGGAAGGGCGGGCCTACCGGCCTGGCGATTACGTCGGCAGGCGCGGGGTGGAGAAGCGCTACGAGACCTACCTCCGCGGCAGGGACGGCGTGGAGCGCGTGGTCGCCGACGCCAAGGGGCGCAAGCTGCCCCACCTGCAGGGGCTCATCCCCGAGGGCGAGCGCTACGTGGCGAGCGAACCCGGCGACAACGTCGTCCTCTCCATCGACGCCAGGCTGCAGCGCGCAGCGGAGGAGGCCTTCGACGGAGAGGCCGGCGCGGCGGTGGTGGTCGACGTGCACACCGGCTACGTCCTCGCCGCGGTCTCCAAGCCCGCCTACGATCCCAACGTGATGACCGGCAGGATCAGCCGCGAGGAGCTCAAGAAGATCACCGACGATCCCCTCGAGCCGATGCTCTTCCGCCTCACCCAGAACCACTTCCACCCGGGTTCGGTCTGGAAGGTGGTCACCCAGCTCGCTGCGCTGAAGGAGGGCTTCGACGGCCACGTCTTCTGCGGCGGCGGCTACACCTTCGGCAGGCGGCGGTGGCGCTGCCACAAGGCGAGCGGCCACGGCCACGTCGGTCCCGAGAAGGCGATGCAGACCTCCTGCGACACGTGGTTCTACGCAGCGGCGGATCGGATCGGGATCGAGCCGCTGGCCGACATGGCGCGGCACTTCGGCTTCGGCAGCGTCACCGGCCTCGACCTCGGCTTCGAGGTGCCGGGCGTGGTGCCGGACGTCGCCTACCACGATCGTTTCCCCGGCGGGTACCAGCGCGGCTTCGCGCTCAACGCGGTGATCGGGCAGGGCGACGTGAACTCGACGCCGCTGCAGGTGGCCATGGCCTATGCCGCCATCGCCAACGGGGGCACCGTCTACAAGCCGCGGGTGGTCCGACGCATCGTGCGGCCCGACGGCACCCTGGTGCAGGATTTCCTCCCCGAGGCGAAGGACAAGCTGGGGATCGCGCCGGAAGCGATGAAGGTCGTGCGCGAGGGGCTGGAGATGGTGGTGCAGGCGCCGGGGGGCACCGCCTACTCCAAGCGCCTCGCCAACATCCCCGTGGCGGGAAAGACCGGCACCGCGCAGGTGGTGCGGATCGGCTCGGTGCGCCTGAAGAAGGAGCAGATGGACTTCTTCAGCCGCGACCACGCCTGGTTCGCCGCCTACGCGCCGGTGGAAGATCCCCAGATCGCCGTGGTGGTGCTCAACGAGCATGGGGGCCACGGCGGCTCCGACGCGGCGCCGATCGCGATGCGGATCATCGAACGCTACTTCGAGCTCCTCGAGGCGGACCGTGGACCCACCAGCACCGAGCCGCCGGCGGAGACGCCTGCTCCGGTGCGGCTCGAGAGCCCGGGGCTGGGGCCCGCCTTGCCGCAGGGCCACGAATCGGTGGGGGCGAGGGCGGGATGA